AATACAATATCCGCTTGCAGGCAGATGCCAAAGTAACAGATTGGCTGAAAGCGGGTTTTAGCGCACACATCAATAACTTCAAGACCTACTCGCCTAATAATGCAGCTTTTAGACAAGCCTATTTCGCATCGCCACTCTACCCTGTTTATGACCCCTCATTGGAATTGGCCAAACCAGAAAAATTTGGATCAAGTACCGCCATCGGAATGCAATCCGGATTTTGGTATAACAATCCGGTAGCGACAGCTTTTTATAATACGAATCAAACAAAGGGCTTCCAGATTCTTCCGACGATTTATCTCGAAGCAACATTATGGAAGGACAAGATCACTTTTCGTTCGCAGCTGAGCCAGAGGTATCAATCCACACATACTATAAACTATAATCCTGTTTACTACATTGACAATGATCAGCGCAATGACCGCTCCTTTTTACGTTCAGCACAAGCACGCAACACCAATTATATTTTGGACAATCTCCTAACGTATAAAGATCAGGCGGGTAAACATCACTGGTCATTGTTGCTCGGGCAATCATCACGTGAGGAACGCTGGCGGGAAACTTGGGTACAAGCCAATGACGTGCCAGAATCGGAGGAGTTTTGGTATGTAGGCGTAGATGCGCAAGGTACGGGTTCGGCCACAGGATATGGAGAAAAGGGATTCCGAAATGCCGGAATATCCTATTTTACCAGAGGTACCTACGATTATGACAACAAATATTTGCTGACAGCAACATTCCGTGCAGACGGCAGCTCAAAATACCAAACAAAATGGGGCTATTTTCCATCGGTGGGCCTAGGCTGGGTATTGACCAAGGAAAAGTTCATGGAAAATCAAAAGCTTTTCAACCAGCTGAAATTGCGCGGAAGCTGGGGTAAATTGGGAAACGATGGTATTCAGCCTAATGCGGGCTATGCTACAGTTTACTCAGGCAATAACTACTCTGGTATATTTGGAAGCGAAGGGACTACCAACGGAACGCGCGTACCTGGATATCGTGTCGGCCGTTTTTTCACTCAAGTACGCTGGGAAGTTGTTGAAGAATGGGATGGCGGACTTGACTTTGCCTTGCTGAATAATCGTTTGACTGGCGCGGTAGATTATTATCACCGCACTACACATGACCTTGCTTTTAGCCGACCTATCCCCTTTTCGTGGGATCGTGTATATGGCAATTGGGGAAGTGTGACAAACAGTGGTTGGGAAATTGGTCTGCAATGGAAAGACAAAATTGGTGAATTGAGCTATGCGATCGGCGGAAACCTGACTACCCTAAAAAACAGCGTTACAAATCTCGGTGGACTAGAAAACATAATGAATGGTTATCCAGAATGGTCTGCTGAATTCCCAGCACGTATAGAATTGAATCAACCCATAAACTTTTTCTACGGCTATGAAGTAGCCGGTGTCTATCAAAATCAAGCCCAAATTGATGCAGATCCCATAGCAAAAAGATACAACCAACAGAATCCAAACACACCAATTTTACCTGGATATCTTCAATATAAGGATCAGAACAATAATGGCGAGCTTGATGAAAAGGATCGGGTAAACCTCGGCAATTATCTTCCTACGATAGCCTACGGATTTAACCTGGCATTTGATTATAAAAAGTTTGATCTGAGCATCGCCTTTCAAGGTGTAGCCGGCAACAAGATCCATAATCTTAATCGTGCAATGCGCCGAAAATACAATCAGATGAATGTCGACGCCGCATTCGTGGAAAACCTCTGGACCGCAGAAGGAAGCAGTAATACGCACCCATCTGCCAAAGGATCCGTTGCCCCTTGGAATCTTCAGGCAAGTTCATTTTTTGTCGAAAGTGGAGCATACCTACGGATACAAAATATACAATTGGGTTATAATTTTGAACTCAATAAAATACCCGCGCGTGTGTTCGCAACTGCCGACCGCCCTTTTATATTTACAAAATATAATGGTTTTACACCCGAAATAGCTGGAATGGGATTTGACGCCAATGTGTATCCGATCGCTTCTTCTTATAGTTTGGGTGTCAAAGTATCGTTCTAATTATTAACCTTTTAATTTAAACTGCATGAAAACTTTTCAATATGTCCTGATTGCAAGCTGTTTAGGTCTTTCTTCTAGCCTATCTAGCTGTAATAAATTTTTGGACAAACCCTTAGAAAACCAGCAGCGATCGGAAGAGATCGACTATAGCAACACCGCCTTAATGTACGGCCCCGTATCTGGTGTATATCGTTCGGCTTCCGACGATAACCTAGTCCATTGGATTGATCTTTCCATTCGCTGTATGCGCGATGACGACTACCAGCAGGCCGCACCGAATCCAAATGATAATCCCGAATTAATGGGCATCAAAAACTTTCAAAATGATGTTACTATTCAATCTTACTGGGGAATAAATCAATCCTGGATCAGTTATTACAGTCTCGTCATCGCCGCAAACAATGCTTTGATCGAATTGGATAATTTTGCTGAAAAAATTCCAGTTTCCAATGCGGCGGATATAAAACTGAATAGACAGTACAAAGCCGAAGTCAGGTTTTTAAGAGCATATGCTCACCTGATGGTTTCACGCCTGTTTGGCAATGTACCTATCCTTATTGACAGCGATAACATTGGCCGTTTGGCTACGATCCAAAAAAGTACGGTAGCAGAAGTACGTCAGTTTATCATTGATGAAATGAATGCCTGCTCGGAAGATCTTGAAGATGCTCGTCCAAATCAATCGAAGCACATTGGGGCGGTAACTAAATATTCTGCACTTCTTTTGAAAGCGAAGGCAGCTGCTGATTTGGCCGGGAATGATAATGGTAGTGCTCACTGGAATGATGTTCTGGATGCAACAAACAAAATTATTGCGAGCGGTCGTTTTTCGCTATACCCAAATTACTACGAGCTCTTTAAAATACCGGGAAAATTGTCGAACGAGTCTATCTTTGAGCTGCAATATTCTGATTTCGGCTTAGGGACCGGAGATATTGTTCGTCCGGGCGTCGATTGGGGTACCTTTTTTAAATGGCAGGGCCCTTCTGGGGATCAAAAAGGAAGCCCAATCTCCGGAGCAGGCTGGGTACCACCTTCGCAAAACATCGTTGATTTCTTAACCAATAGAGGTGAAACGGAACGCTTAAAAACAACAATTTTATATTGTGGCGTAGATGGCAATCCGGCGACTACATCGTTAACTCCAAGTGGCGATGTCGTTTATGGCAATCCTTTTGGCGTAAAATATTTCAATGGTAAAGCCTATCTCCCAAAATCGCAGATGACAGCAGGCCGAATGGAATATGGAGCAAACAATAATGTACGTATATTGCGTTATGCGGATGTTCTTTTATTAAATGCCGAAGCGAAGGTCAGGAAGGGACAAAATGGAGATGAGCCTTTTCGTTTGATTCGTGAACGCGCAAAACTAGCACCGATTACAAATGTAAATTTAAATCAGATCTTGGATGAACGTCGAGCTGAATTTGCCTGCGAATGGTGGGGCGAGCGTTTTAATGACCTAGTCCGTACCGAGCGTGCCAAAGAAGTCTTCGGCGCAAAATTCACCCCTGGTGTCAGTGAGTACATACCTATTCCGCAAACTCAGATAGATGCAAACCCTAACTTTCGATAGATGATGACAGCAGCAAGACTACTAATATTCATATTGTTAAACGTACTTTTCCTTTCCTATGGATTGGGAAAGCAAGGCAAACCCGTTAAATCGACAATCGTTAAAGTTGACAATGGTTTTACAATAATGCGTAATGGACAGCCGTACTTCATTAAAGGAGCAGGCGGAACAAGTAATCTGGAAAAATTAAAAGCGTATGGAGGCAACTCCATACGCACATGGACACCCCAGCAAGCTGATGAAATCCTAAATAAAGCACAAACGCTGGGCCTTACGGTAACCCTAGGGCTTGATGTGAAAACAGAACGCCATGGCTTTGATTACAATAATCCTGCAGCTGTTGCCAAACAAAAAGAATATGTTCGCGCAATTATCCTGAAATATAAGGATCATCCGGCATTGCTAACATGGGGAATCGGCAATGAGCTCAACCTGCATTACAGTAACCCAAAAGTATGGGATGCGGTCAATTCGATCGCCGAGATGATCCATGAATTAGATCCCAATCATCTGGTTACTACCATGCTGGCCGGTGTGAATCAAAAGGAAATTAATTATATCAAAACCAGGTGCCCAGCACTGGACCTGATTGCTGTACAAGTATATGGTGGACTTGCCGCTGTTCCTGAGCAATTAAAAAAGACGGGATGGAATAAACCCTATATTGTGACAGAATGGGGACCTACAGGCCATTGGGAAGGCCTGCAAACACCTTGGGGAGCTCCGATTGAAGAGACCAGCCACGAAAAAGCGAAAGTTTACAAAAGCCGATACGAAGCCGCTATCGGACAAGATAAAAACTGTCTGGGCTCTTATGTCTTTTTGTGGGGACAAAAACAGGAACGTACACCAACATGGTATGGATTATTCACAGAGCAAGGTGAGGAAAATGAGGTTGTCGATGTTATGCAGTACCTTTGGTCGGCCCAATGGCCCCGTAATCGGGCCCCGCAGTTAGACTCTCTATTATTGAATCATAGGCATGCAAAAGATTTTATCTACCTTGAATCCGGTAAATCCTACCCTATAGAAGCCTTTGTACATGATCCCGACGGCGATAAATTACAGATACGTTGGGAGCTTCTCAAAGAAAGCACAGACCTTAAAGAAGGTGGCGACCGTGAAGAGCGTCCGCAGGGATTAAGTGGCTTTATACAAAATAATGCAGTTGACAGGACACTCTTGACGGCTCCTCCTCTAGAAGGCGCCTATCGGCTCTTCGTCTATGCAAACGATGGAAATAACAAGGTAGCGACCGCCAACATCCCCTTTTTTGTCAAGTCAAATTCAGGTAAAGCAAATGAGATAACCTATCATTTTTCGCCAACACCAATATGGGCTGATGAATTTAATTACTCAGGATTGCCAGATAAAACCAAATGGTCTTATGATGTCGGTTCTTTGTACAACGGCTGGGGCAACAATGAACAGCAGTATTACATGGAGGCTTCAGCATCAAATTCCATCGTGGAAAACGGTGTCCTTAAGATTATGGCGAGAAAAGGAAATAAAAAGGACAAACCCTATACCTCTGCACGGCTGACCAGCAAGAATAAAGGAGACTTCAAGTATGGCAGATTTGAGGCGCGTGCAAAATTGCCAAGAGGGATTGGTACCTGGCCAGCGATCTGGATGCTTCCTACTGATATGAAATATGGTAATTGGCCTAAATCGGGAGAAATAGATATACTTGAACATGTCGGATACGATCAGGATATGGTGCATATATCGGTGCATACCCAAGCTTATAATCATAGCATAAACACACAGAAAACGAGTAAAAAAAAGCTGTCTGGTGTTTCTGAAGAATTTCACAGCTATCGTGTAGACTGGACACCGACATATATAAAAGGTTTCATTGACGGACAAGAGATCTTTCACTTTGTCAATCAAAATAGGAGCTTCAAAGAATGGCCTTTTGACCAAAAGTTCCATTGGTTACTTAACCTCGCTGTAGGCGGAAACTGGGGCGGAAAAGAGGGCGTAGATGATACAATATTCCCCGCAACGTTCGAAATAGACTATGTCCGTGTATATGGTCTATTGGATTAAAACTGTCCAATCTAAATCTCAAATCGCTCGTCGCCTCAGCTTAACGAGCGATTTTTTTTGCTCCCGTACCTTGCTGAATACCGAAGTTAGTCGATAGCGATAGTACTGCTATAAGTATGCAGAGACGGACTTAATATTATTTAGAAAGTGACTGCTTTTGATCCTGCTTTTTAATATAAAGTTCTTGTACCAACACCATAACAATGACCAAAATTGGTGTAGCAAGTATAACCCCCCAGGCTCCAAGCCAGATCCCGACAAATACTTGCGAAATGATAATTAACGCGGGGGGCGTTTTGATCAATTCCTGTTGCACCAAGGGTGTAATAAAATTGCTCTCTACCAACTGAACAAAACAATAAAGCACAATCACCCACAAAGCAGTAGATGGGGATTTTGAAAGGGCAACAAGAGCTGCTGGAATAATTGATATAATCGGACCAAAGTTGGGAATGAAACTTAATAGCCCTGCAATAAGAGCTAATACTAGCCACAAATCTATACCCAAAATAGCAAGTCCAATGCTCGTAAGTACAAACACAACGAACATTGAGAATAGCATTCCCTTTAACCAAGACCTGAGATTTTTTACAATTTTTTCTATCAAATTATTACCTTGTAAACGCATATCGGCTGGAAGAAGCTTTACAATGCCAGTCTTATATTGGTCGGGAGCCGCCGTGAAAAAAATTCCAATAAATAGTACGATATAGATATCTCCAAAAACGCCGACTGTACTATTAAAAAATCCACCCAATAATAGTGAAGCTTTCTCGACTATTTTAGAAGAAGCTATTTTTTCATAAATCAGTTTTATGTTACTATTGCCTTCGATGAAGTTTTTAGCATCTTCTACTAGGCTAGGAACTTCTTTGGTAAACTGAACCACCTCACCTGTAACGCGGGCTCCAATTAGAAAAAAAGTTCCAAATAAAAAGCTGATCGACAAAATGATAGAAAGTGGAAGTGACCATTTTGGGGATATCTTTGTTTTTCGGGCGATTAAACCTGCAAATCCATGAAAGTATATTGCAATGATGGCACCAGCTAAAGTATACAAGAACACCTGATTGGCTTTCCAAGATAGCAGGAGGGCGACGACTATAAACGATATGATGCCTGCGGCTATCCATACTCTTGACACAAATCGATGGTTTATCTGTGGTAAAGGATCTTTATTTTCCAATTTTTTTTTTTTTAAATTAATTTTGCTTTGCTTTTAAATTTGTAACATTGACATTGTAATAATCGCTTGGATTATTCGAATATGTAATATTTCAATGATCAATATTTCAATGTTACTTAATGTAACGCTGGCCTCCATACAAAAGTTTCGATTATTTACAGTATATCTTAAAATAACATGCAACTACCTGATCACGGCTAAAACAAAAGAAAAACCACTCCACATGTCGAATTATTTGGGAAATAACGAGCAATCCTCAATATCGATTTTTATCGGAAAATTTGAAATCCTGCAATCTTGGCAAAGGCCTTATTAAAACTGTCTTCTTTCGTATACTAAGTACTTTGCCTGATCCAAAGTGCTCATCTGTTTCGGTTCTTATTCCACGTATGAGATCAAATTTAGTTTCAGTAAAGATCGTGTTTTCGTCAAAATAGCTTTTGGCGATATCACTAGTAAGTTTTTCAACATAAATCAATTCGAAATTACCTCTATTGTATTTGAAGTGATAGGTTATATTTCCACCTTTAATTTCTTGCCACATTTTTAAAATTCCTTTTTCAATAATAAAATCGGGCACTTGAAAACCATTGTACTTTCTTTGGTTTTCGACTGGATATTGCGGTTCAATAGCTTGATCTGAAGTTAATGCTAAGGTTAACTTCCCCTGATTTTCAGATAGAAATATTTGTAATCTCAACGGTTGTGAATTATCAGTTGTATCCATATTAACGGTAATTTTATCCATTTTACCGTCATTATTTAAATCCCCAATCTCTTCTCTAATCTGATAAGTGTATTTTTTTCTGCTAACAATATTTTGAGAAAATAAATTTAACGGTACTAACATCAAAATAAATGCAATGGAACGATAAAAGCTTTTATTAAAACCACCCCTATTATTTTGGTCTGCCCCATTCGTCAAGTTAAGAATATACGCTTTTGGATCCATTAAATTCATATAAACCTTTACATATTTAACAACATTCATTTTTTGCAAAATTTAATTTCAGCCTCCCCGTCTTCGACGGTTACATAATCTGGTAGGACACAACCAATCGGCGAATACTTCTTTCTAATCTAATTATAATGATCGTATTTTTTTATATATTGATACTGCCGTAAGGAAGGTATCATTCTGCCCACTCTAAGATACAGCATTCGTATATTTCATCGAAAATTAACTGAAGAGATTTTTCCCCTTTTTGGTATATCTTCTTCGCACCATTATAATACATCTGGTCCACCATTGGACTGCAAAACAGGCTAGTGTATCCAAAAATTAAAGCGTTCGGATTCAGCTCTTTCAGCAAAATAGTAGTTTGAGGTCCGTTCTTAATAGGCATCAAAATATCAAGAAAATATATACTACGCTTGAGATCCATTTGATCGGTTGCCAAAATTAAATCGCTCCCATTGTTAAAAACGCCATGAAGATGGAAACGTGGATCCCTTTTTAAAATAATAGAAATGAGCTTTCTATGAATTGGCGAATCATCTGCCACTGCGATACCAATACTGTTTTCAGTCATTTTACAAATCATGAAGCAAATTAACATCACAATAGCGTTAAAAAAATGCACAAAATTGTGCATTTTATCGTATAATAGTTATAAAATTGATATAACATTGTTGAACGTATTCCGATGTATTCCAAGATATGATGCGATATGACCATAAGGAAATAATTTAAATACTTCGGGCGCATGAAATTTTAATAGTTTTATTTTATCTGCTGCATTTTTTGATTGTAGAATCTCGATATTTTTCAGTGCCGTGACGAAATTTGGTTGAATAATCAT
The genomic region above belongs to Sphingobacterium zeae and contains:
- a CDS encoding AI-2E family transporter; the protein is MENKDPLPQINHRFVSRVWIAAGIISFIVVALLLSWKANQVFLYTLAGAIIAIYFHGFAGLIARKTKISPKWSLPLSIILSISFLFGTFFLIGARVTGEVVQFTKEVPSLVEDAKNFIEGNSNIKLIYEKIASSKIVEKASLLLGGFFNSTVGVFGDIYIVLFIGIFFTAAPDQYKTGIVKLLPADMRLQGNNLIEKIVKNLRSWLKGMLFSMFVVFVLTSIGLAILGIDLWLVLALIAGLLSFIPNFGPIISIIPAALVALSKSPSTALWVIVLYCFVQLVESNFITPLVQQELIKTPPALIIISQVFVGIWLGAWGVILATPILVIVMVLVQELYIKKQDQKQSLSK
- a CDS encoding RagB/SusD family nutrient uptake outer membrane protein, coding for MKTFQYVLIASCLGLSSSLSSCNKFLDKPLENQQRSEEIDYSNTALMYGPVSGVYRSASDDNLVHWIDLSIRCMRDDDYQQAAPNPNDNPELMGIKNFQNDVTIQSYWGINQSWISYYSLVIAANNALIELDNFAEKIPVSNAADIKLNRQYKAEVRFLRAYAHLMVSRLFGNVPILIDSDNIGRLATIQKSTVAEVRQFIIDEMNACSEDLEDARPNQSKHIGAVTKYSALLLKAKAAADLAGNDNGSAHWNDVLDATNKIIASGRFSLYPNYYELFKIPGKLSNESIFELQYSDFGLGTGDIVRPGVDWGTFFKWQGPSGDQKGSPISGAGWVPPSQNIVDFLTNRGETERLKTTILYCGVDGNPATTSLTPSGDVVYGNPFGVKYFNGKAYLPKSQMTAGRMEYGANNNVRILRYADVLLLNAEAKVRKGQNGDEPFRLIRERAKLAPITNVNLNQILDERRAEFACEWWGERFNDLVRTERAKEVFGAKFTPGVSEYIPIPQTQIDANPNFR
- a CDS encoding glycoside hydrolase family 16 protein translates to MMTAARLLIFILLNVLFLSYGLGKQGKPVKSTIVKVDNGFTIMRNGQPYFIKGAGGTSNLEKLKAYGGNSIRTWTPQQADEILNKAQTLGLTVTLGLDVKTERHGFDYNNPAAVAKQKEYVRAIILKYKDHPALLTWGIGNELNLHYSNPKVWDAVNSIAEMIHELDPNHLVTTMLAGVNQKEINYIKTRCPALDLIAVQVYGGLAAVPEQLKKTGWNKPYIVTEWGPTGHWEGLQTPWGAPIEETSHEKAKVYKSRYEAAIGQDKNCLGSYVFLWGQKQERTPTWYGLFTEQGEENEVVDVMQYLWSAQWPRNRAPQLDSLLLNHRHAKDFIYLESGKSYPIEAFVHDPDGDKLQIRWELLKESTDLKEGGDREERPQGLSGFIQNNAVDRTLLTAPPLEGAYRLFVYANDGNNKVATANIPFFVKSNSGKANEITYHFSPTPIWADEFNYSGLPDKTKWSYDVGSLYNGWGNNEQQYYMEASASNSIVENGVLKIMARKGNKKDKPYTSARLTSKNKGDFKYGRFEARAKLPRGIGTWPAIWMLPTDMKYGNWPKSGEIDILEHVGYDQDMVHISVHTQAYNHSINTQKTSKKKLSGVSEEFHSYRVDWTPTYIKGFIDGQEIFHFVNQNRSFKEWPFDQKFHWLLNLAVGGNWGGKEGVDDTIFPATFEIDYVRVYGLLD
- a CDS encoding SusC/RagA family TonB-linked outer membrane protein, which translates into the protein MKNNISIIASTVLFSCLSNIVSAQTKTVTGRITNEKGSPISASITVQGNATIGTSSNENGEFSLAIPTNVKYLIISSLGYEAKTVPINGDILTIQLMQNNSDFNLDEVVVVGYGTQRKGDLTAPIGTVNMEEMAKRTVSNPMDALQGAVAGVQIVSSGAPGSSPSVRVRGVGSFNNESPLYVVDGMFMDNIDFLNPNDIADISVLKDASGAAIYGVRAANGVILVTTKKGSLNMKGKVTYNGFAGFQAPTHVLKMANAKQYAEYATAIGNEAFVKSSVEKYGGTATNPAMDTDWFKELLRSKALITNHNLDIMGGSDKITYSMGLNYVKQEGIMDASNMNQKYNIRLQADAKVTDWLKAGFSAHINNFKTYSPNNAAFRQAYFASPLYPVYDPSLELAKPEKFGSSTAIGMQSGFWYNNPVATAFYNTNQTKGFQILPTIYLEATLWKDKITFRSQLSQRYQSTHTINYNPVYYIDNDQRNDRSFLRSAQARNTNYILDNLLTYKDQAGKHHWSLLLGQSSREERWRETWVQANDVPESEEFWYVGVDAQGTGSATGYGEKGFRNAGISYFTRGTYDYDNKYLLTATFRADGSSKYQTKWGYFPSVGLGWVLTKEKFMENQKLFNQLKLRGSWGKLGNDGIQPNAGYATVYSGNNYSGIFGSEGTTNGTRVPGYRVGRFFTQVRWEVVEEWDGGLDFALLNNRLTGAVDYYHRTTHDLAFSRPIPFSWDRVYGNWGSVTNSGWEIGLQWKDKIGELSYAIGGNLTTLKNSVTNLGGLENIMNGYPEWSAEFPARIELNQPINFFYGYEVAGVYQNQAQIDADPIAKRYNQQNPNTPILPGYLQYKDQNNNGELDEKDRVNLGNYLPTIAYGFNLAFDYKKFDLSIAFQGVAGNKIHNLNRAMRRKYNQMNVDAAFVENLWTAEGSSNTHPSAKGSVAPWNLQASSFFVESGAYLRIQNIQLGYNFELNKIPARVFATADRPFIFTKYNGFTPEIAGMGFDANVYPIASSYSLGVKVSF
- a CDS encoding response regulator; this encodes MTENSIGIAVADDSPIHRKLISIILKRDPRFHLHGVFNNGSDLILATDQMDLKRSIYFLDILMPIKNGPQTTILLKELNPNALIFGYTSLFCSPMVDQMYYNGAKKIYQKGEKSLQLIFDEIYECCILEWAE